A window of the Fuscovulum sp. genome harbors these coding sequences:
- a CDS encoding nodulation protein NodH, with protein MTRPFDSFVMFAEMRTGSNFLEANLNALSGVTCHGEAFNPFFIGKKDQTEFLGVTLAQREEDPAFLLRRMRERTPGLSGFRYFHDHDPRIFDLVMDDPRCAKIVLTRNPVESYVSLKIAKATGQWKLTNPKNLKQAKARFDALEFTEHLDEVQQFQIRLLRALQARGQTAFYIDYDDIPDLAVLNGLAAFLGVDARLEAVDSSLTVQNPEPLADKVTNPAAMEQALARLDQFNLSRTPNFEPRRHAGIPGYVTARDVPLLFMPIKAGPVAPVIDWLSTLGGLDRDFTHKTLRQWKRAHPGHRSFTVLRHPLDRAHRAFCALEQGGLQAEQRNILSRVHGVALPRPGDTYTDPTERRAAFLAFLKFLKRNLAGQTGFRTDAAWASQSAILQGFALFAPPDLILREDTLAEGLAFLCAELGQPAPQITFPRDAMDDALDTIRDGELEEAARDTYQRDYLGFGFFPKR; from the coding sequence GTGACCCGCCCGTTCGACAGTTTCGTGATGTTCGCCGAAATGCGGACAGGTTCCAACTTCCTCGAAGCCAACCTCAATGCCCTTTCCGGCGTCACCTGCCATGGAGAGGCGTTCAATCCCTTTTTCATCGGCAAGAAGGACCAGACCGAATTCCTCGGCGTCACGCTCGCACAGCGCGAGGAAGACCCCGCCTTCCTTCTGCGCCGCATGCGCGAACGCACACCCGGCCTGTCGGGCTTTCGCTATTTCCACGACCATGATCCCCGCATCTTCGATCTGGTGATGGATGATCCCCGCTGCGCCAAGATCGTGCTGACGCGCAACCCCGTGGAAAGCTATGTCAGCCTGAAAATCGCCAAGGCCACCGGTCAGTGGAAACTGACCAACCCAAAGAACCTGAAACAGGCCAAGGCCCGTTTTGACGCGCTGGAATTCACCGAACACCTCGATGAAGTGCAGCAGTTTCAGATCCGCCTGTTGCGCGCGTTGCAGGCACGCGGGCAAACGGCCTTTTACATCGACTATGACGACATCCCCGATCTGGCCGTGCTGAACGGTCTTGCCGCCTTTCTGGGGGTGGATGCGCGGCTTGAGGCTGTCGATTCCTCCCTCACCGTGCAGAACCCTGAACCGCTGGCGGACAAGGTCACCAATCCCGCCGCGATGGAACAGGCCTTGGCCCGGCTCGATCAGTTCAACCTGTCGCGCACGCCCAATTTCGAACCCCGCCGCCATGCCGGAATTCCCGGCTATGTCACCGCCCGCGACGTCCCCCTTCTGTTCATGCCCATCAAGGCGGGCCCGGTCGCCCCGGTGATCGACTGGCTGTCCACCCTCGGCGGGCTGGATCGGGATTTCACCCACAAGACCCTGCGTCAGTGGAAACGCGCCCATCCCGGCCATCGCAGCTTTACCGTCCTGCGCCATCCGCTGGACCGGGCCCACCGAGCCTTTTGCGCGCTGGAACAAGGCGGGTTGCAGGCGGAACAGCGCAACATCCTCTCCCGCGTTCACGGCGTGGCCCTGCCACGCCCCGGCGACACCTACACCGACCCGACTGAGCGTCGCGCCGCCTTCCTCGCCTTTCTGAAATTCCTCAAGCGCAATCTTGCCGGCCAGACCGGCTTTCGCACCGATGCCGCCTGGGCCAGCCAATCCGCCATTCTGCAAGGCTTCGCCCTGTTCGCGCCGCCCGATCTGATCCTGCGCGAAGACACCTTGGCCGAAGGGCTGGCCTTTCTCTGCGCCGAACTGGGCCAACCCGCGCCGCAGATCACCTTTCCCCGTGACGCCATGGATGACGCGCTAGACACCATCCGCGATGGTGAACTTGAGGAAGCAGCGCGCGATACCTATCAGCGCGATTATCTGGGTTTCGGCTTCTTTCCCAAACGTTAA
- a CDS encoding beta-1,6-N-acetylglucosaminyltransferase: MTQVPNGTLGFVMLCHTALHRAADTARHWAERGCPVVIHIDKRVQKWSVEKLQADLSDLTNIRFSDRFACEWGTWGIVAATQSAAEVMLSDFPSVRHVYLASGSCLPLRPVQELIAYLDERPRTDFIESVTTEEVGWTIGGLNMERFTLRFPFSWRTQRWLFDRYVNLQRKAGFQRTIPNGIVPHLGSQWWCLTRQTLSTILQGPDRALYDRYFRRVWIPDESYFQTLVRQVSANVESRSLTLSKFDFQGKPHIFYDDHLQLLRRSDCFVARKIWPHATKLYATFLSDDAEGQAGGEPNPGKIDRLFSKAVERRVKGRPGLYMQSRFPNEHWENGRTAAPYSMFQGFSDVFENFEGWLGKVTSTRVHGHLFAPDRVEFAGGEAVFNGALSDSAALRDYNARSFLANLIWATRGERQCFQFGPGDNQELNWFMALDSNAQISVISGAWAVPLFKSNLNFTDIRREAARLQKIELEHLSILRNGAAKARIRIWNLAEFIENPMEPLQTIVDEISPRSLRRLTEAPRMTDLTGFGQFLQNLRNQGMQPVLMGDFPATTDARPSDSRRGRPYLVK; the protein is encoded by the coding sequence ATGACACAGGTCCCCAACGGCACCCTCGGCTTTGTGATGCTGTGCCACACAGCGCTGCATCGCGCGGCTGACACCGCCCGCCACTGGGCCGAACGCGGCTGTCCCGTTGTCATCCACATCGACAAGCGCGTTCAGAAATGGAGCGTCGAGAAACTTCAGGCCGATCTGTCCGACCTGACCAATATCCGCTTCTCGGACCGCTTCGCCTGCGAATGGGGCACCTGGGGCATCGTTGCCGCCACCCAATCCGCGGCAGAGGTGATGCTGTCAGATTTCCCCTCCGTCCGGCATGTCTACCTTGCCTCCGGCTCTTGCCTGCCGCTGCGCCCGGTGCAGGAACTGATCGCCTATCTCGACGAACGCCCCCGCACCGATTTCATCGAATCCGTCACGACCGAAGAGGTGGGCTGGACAATCGGCGGTCTGAACATGGAACGCTTCACCCTGCGTTTCCCCTTTTCCTGGCGTACGCAGCGCTGGCTCTTTGACCGTTACGTCAACCTGCAACGCAAGGCCGGCTTTCAGCGCACCATCCCTAATGGCATCGTCCCGCATCTGGGCAGCCAATGGTGGTGCCTGACGCGGCAAACCCTGTCGACCATCCTGCAAGGCCCCGATCGCGCGCTCTATGACCGATACTTCCGCCGCGTCTGGATTCCGGATGAAAGCTATTTCCAGACGCTGGTCCGTCAGGTGTCCGCCAATGTGGAAAGCCGGTCGCTCACGCTGTCCAAGTTTGATTTTCAAGGCAAGCCGCACATCTTCTATGATGACCACCTGCAACTCTTGCGCCGGTCGGATTGCTTTGTCGCCCGCAAGATCTGGCCCCATGCCACAAAGCTGTATGCCACCTTCCTGTCGGATGATGCCGAAGGGCAGGCCGGCGGTGAACCCAATCCGGGCAAGATCGACCGCCTGTTCTCCAAGGCCGTCGAGCGCCGCGTGAAGGGCCGCCCCGGCCTTTACATGCAAAGCCGTTTTCCCAATGAACATTGGGAAAACGGCCGCACTGCCGCGCCTTATTCGATGTTCCAGGGCTTTTCCGACGTGTTCGAAAACTTCGAAGGCTGGCTCGGCAAGGTCACCAGCACCCGCGTCCATGGCCACCTCTTTGCGCCGGACCGGGTGGAATTTGCCGGTGGTGAGGCCGTCTTCAACGGTGCCCTGTCCGACAGCGCCGCCCTGCGCGATTACAACGCGCGGTCGTTCCTTGCCAACCTGATCTGGGCCACCCGTGGCGAACGTCAGTGCTTCCAGTTTGGCCCGGGCGACAATCAGGAACTGAACTGGTTCATGGCGCTGGATTCCAACGCCCAGATTTCGGTCATTTCCGGCGCTTGGGCGGTGCCGCTGTTCAAATCCAATCTCAACTTTACCGACATCCGCCGCGAAGCCGCGCGCCTGCAAAAGATCGAACTCGAACACCTCTCGATCCTGCGCAACGGAGCCGCCAAGGCGCGCATCCGCATCTGGAATCTTGCCGAATTCATCGAAAACCCGATGGAACCGCTGCAAACCATCGTCGATGAAATCAGCCCCCGCTCGCTGCGCCGCCTGACCGAAGCGCCGCGCATGACCGATCTCACCGGCTTTGGCCAATTCCTGCAAAACCTGCGAAATCAGGGGATGCAGCCCGTCCTGATGGGCGATTTCCCTGCCACGACCGATGCCCGCCCCTCCGATTCCCGCAGGGGCCGCCCCTACCTAGTGAAGTGA
- a CDS encoding glycosyltransferase family 2 protein, giving the protein MGVIGAYRLRLRRRSLHLRGWLKRREMTNVVNRTGAIRGDSILLLSTMRNERIRLPYFLRYYRDLGVNHFLIVDNGSDDGSREFLQQQPDVSLWVTEGSYRKSRFGMDWITALQRKYCHGHWTLVVDPDEFLVYPFCETRPLRALTDWLDTSGVRSFSAMILDMYPKGPINAQPYREGQDPFEIAQWFDSANYSVKRNHGNGNLWIQGGPRARVFFPDEPKRAPAMNKIPLVKWNRAYAYASSTHMLMPRGLNLVYDEWGGEKASGCLLHAKFLDTFAAKAEEELARGQHYANSAEYIAYRDGLKSQPELWCKWSEKYINWRQLEILGLMSKGNWA; this is encoded by the coding sequence GTGGGAGTGATCGGGGCATATCGTCTGCGGCTGCGCCGAAGAAGCCTGCATCTTCGCGGCTGGCTCAAGCGGCGCGAGATGACGAATGTCGTCAACCGCACCGGGGCTATTCGCGGCGACTCCATCCTTCTGTTGTCGACGATGCGCAACGAACGCATCCGCCTGCCCTATTTCCTGCGCTACTACCGTGATCTTGGCGTCAATCACTTCCTGATCGTCGATAACGGGTCGGATGACGGGTCGCGCGAATTCCTGCAGCAACAGCCGGATGTGTCGCTCTGGGTGACAGAGGGAAGCTATCGCAAATCCCGCTTCGGGATGGACTGGATTACCGCGCTGCAACGCAAGTACTGCCACGGCCACTGGACGCTGGTCGTCGATCCCGATGAATTCCTGGTCTATCCCTTCTGCGAAACTCGCCCGTTGCGCGCCCTGACGGATTGGCTGGATACCTCGGGTGTCCGGTCCTTTTCGGCCATGATCCTGGATATGTATCCCAAGGGCCCGATCAACGCGCAGCCCTATCGCGAAGGGCAGGATCCGTTTGAAATCGCCCAATGGTTCGACAGCGCCAACTATTCGGTGAAGCGCAACCACGGCAATGGCAACCTCTGGATTCAGGGCGGCCCCCGAGCTCGCGTCTTTTTTCCCGACGAACCCAAGCGCGCACCCGCCATGAACAAGATCCCGCTGGTGAAGTGGAACCGCGCCTATGCCTATGCCAGTTCCACCCACATGCTCATGCCGCGCGGGCTGAATCTCGTTTATGATGAATGGGGGGGTGAAAAGGCCTCGGGCTGCCTGCTTCATGCCAAATTCCTTGATACCTTCGCCGCCAAGGCCGAAGAGGAACTGGCGCGTGGCCAGCACTATGCCAATAGTGCCGAATACATCGCCTATCGCGACGGGCTGAAGTCGCAGCCCGAACTGTGGTGCAAGTGGTCAGAGAAATACATCAACTGGCGTCAGCTTGAAATTCTGGGCCTCATGTCCAAGGGGAACTGGGCATGA
- a CDS encoding glycosyltransferase family 2 protein produces the protein MATAPADLLAAYRLRWKRRRLLGRAYARRHELTPRIDRTAAIGKGDILGFSTVRNEAVRLPWFLDHHRRLGVSHFLIVDNGSDDGTTDLLAAQPDVSLWVTNASYKASRFGMDWLTWLQMRHGHGHWCLTVDADELLIYPYWDSRDLHALTRWLDAQGRPMFGAMMLDLYPKGPVADHPYSAGDDPLAVLPWFDPSGYGIRIQQPMGNLWVQGGPRARMFFGAEPRRAPTLNKVPLVKWHWRYAYVNSTHSLLPPRLNRIYATDGSEAPSGLLLHTKFLRTVVDRARIEQARGEHFSNSAQYDRYYDALGENPDLWSPHSRRLTTWRALESLGLMSRGGWV, from the coding sequence CGCGCCCGCAGACCTGCTTGCCGCCTATCGCCTGCGCTGGAAACGGCGCAGGCTTCTTGGCCGCGCCTATGCCCGCCGCCACGAACTGACCCCCCGGATCGACCGCACCGCCGCCATCGGCAAGGGTGATATTCTGGGCTTTTCCACCGTCCGCAACGAAGCCGTTCGCTTGCCATGGTTCCTCGATCACCACCGCCGCCTCGGCGTGTCGCATTTCCTGATCGTCGACAATGGCAGTGATGACGGCACCACTGACTTGCTTGCCGCGCAACCCGATGTCTCGCTCTGGGTGACCAATGCCTCCTACAAGGCATCACGCTTCGGGATGGACTGGCTGACCTGGCTTCAGATGCGCCACGGGCACGGCCATTGGTGCCTGACGGTCGATGCCGACGAACTACTGATCTACCCCTATTGGGACAGCCGCGATCTGCACGCGCTTACCCGTTGGCTCGATGCGCAGGGTCGCCCGATGTTCGGGGCCATGATGCTTGATCTCTATCCCAAGGGTCCTGTTGCCGATCACCCCTACAGCGCGGGCGATGATCCGCTGGCGGTTTTGCCGTGGTTCGATCCATCCGGCTATGGCATCCGCATCCAGCAGCCGATGGGCAATCTCTGGGTGCAGGGCGGCCCGCGCGCGCGGATGTTCTTCGGCGCCGAACCCCGCCGCGCACCCACCCTGAACAAGGTGCCGCTGGTGAAATGGCACTGGCGTTATGCTTACGTCAACTCCACCCATTCCCTCCTGCCACCCCGCCTGAACCGCATCTACGCTACCGACGGGTCCGAGGCCCCTTCCGGCCTTTTGCTGCACACCAAATTTCTGCGCACGGTCGTGGACCGTGCCCGCATCGAACAGGCGCGGGGCGAGCATTTTTCGAACTCTGCGCAATATGACCGCTACTATGATGCGCTGGGCGAAAACCCCGATCTCTGGTCGCCCCATTCCCGCCGCCTGACAACATGGCGCGCGCTGGAATCCCTCGGCCTCATGTCGCGCGGGGGGTGGGTATGA